Below is a genomic region from Tissierellales bacterium.
TTAGGTCCTATTAATTTTGCTCCAGGATAAAAAGAAGATTCGTAAGCTATTCCCTGTGCCACATATGACATTTCTAAGTTAAACCCTTCTGGTAAAGTAATTTTATTTTTAGATAAATCTCCTTTTAAAGATTCTTCTACACCTTCCTCTATTAATTCTATAGCTAAATCTGGATGAATACTTATAGTAGAATTACCTACCCCTTCACTAACTGCCACAGTTTTAATATTTTCATTTATATTCTTTGCATGTTCACATATTCCCTTATCTCCACTTATAAATACTACTGGAACCTCTACATAGGCTGCTGCATAGCTATTAAGTAAAAATTCACTTGCATATTCCCCATTTATTTTTATATTGTCTACCCTTGAATCATTAATAGTATGGGCCAATGGACTATAATTAGAGCCACCCCATGCATGATAACCAATATAAATAACTGCATCAAAAGTCTTATCTAATTCTTGTACCATACCAAAGGGATGCCCACTCCATCCTCTAATTAGCTTTGTATTCTCAGGCAGCTCTGAAGCATCAATATTTCTCCCAGAACCATGGGCATCCCTTATCCATATTTCATCTGCCCCAGCCCTATTAGCCCCATTACAAGCCGCTTTCACTTCTTTAGTCATTTGTTCTGCAAAATAACTATACTCATTACTAGACTTACTAGCTTCGCTCCAGTCGGTAATTCCCGCTACACCTTCAATATCTGCACTTATAAAAACTTTCATATAATCCCCCTTTCGCGAATCAGTGGGGACGGTCCTTGCTGCCCCGCTTTGTGAGTCCCTAAGGACCGTTCCCACTAACTCACTAGCTTATTATAATTTTCCACTAACTATTTTTTCTTCATCGTCAGATATGAAACGTTGACTATAAATAGTCCTGCAAACTTCCATATCAATATCATAGTCTTCCAAGTTCCCTAATTGGGCTAAAAAAATTGAACCTTCTAATGCATTAAGTACAATTTTGAAACCTGAATATGTTTTTAAAACTCTTTTATTTAATTCATATAATTCTTTTAACTCATCTTGAGAAAAATACTCAGATAATTCAAAGAAACCTTGTTCCATGAGAACTTTATATTTATCCATTTTCCTAAGTATATCTTTATCTTTCAAAGTATATGCAGATATCATTAATAAGGTATCATCAATAGTATTTTTTACTGTAGGCACCCAGACACAACCTTTTGTATCGTCTTCACCTCTTAAAATTAATGACAATCTGCCATTTTCTGATAAATACACTCTATGCTCCGGCAGTATTCCTCCATGATGTAAATGAGCATTTCCAATTAATACTTCCCCCGTATAAGTAGCCATATTTTTTCTCCTTTCATCCTTATATTATTATTACACTGTATATTTTTCTATATACTGTTTAACTTAGGATGTATCTAGAAATTAAAATCTATACTAATATTTATATATCCTAAATATTGTTGTTTAAAATATATACTGTTAATAAAGAGAAAAGCAATACTATTCCCCTGCTCCCTACTCCTATACTATTATATATACTTAGTCATATAGATTCTTAGACTTTTAATTTCTTTATATCTATATCACATTCTCTATAAAATTGACCTGAATATTTTGCTCTCTGTTATTCTAGTAAATGTATTATATCATAATAGAATGCTTATGTATCTAAAAAATAATCTTTGAAGAATAGCTTTTTTTATTTAAATTCAACATAAATTTTGAATATTTTATACTATATAAGTAAAAAATAGGTTTGTAGAAATTTATATATGGAGGAACAGTATGAATATTGACGAACAAAAAAAATTTAAAGATTTACCAAAGTCCTATTGGTTAGCCTCTACAGATTCCACGAATTACCCAACATTAAATGAAGATATTGATGTGGATATAGTTATAGTCGGCGGTGGTTTAGTGGGAATTACATCTGCATATTTATTACAAAAAGAAGGTTTGAAAATAGCAGTTCTCGAATCCAATCATATTTGCCAAGGCACTACAGCACATACAACAGCAAAAATTACGTCCCAACACGGACTTATTTATGATAAAATTCAAAGACAAATGGGAATAGAACTAGCTAAACAATATGCAGAGGCCAATGAATCTGCAATCCATGAGTTCAAAAAAATTGCCAATGACAATAATATTGACTGTGATTATGTTCCTCAATCATCCTTCGTATATACACAACAGGAGAAATATATTCAAGATATTGAAGATGAAATTAAAGCAGCATCAAATCTAGGGATTAAAGCTTCCTATGTAGAAGAAATATCCTTCCCAATGGCTATCAAAGGAGCTGTTCGATTTGATAATCAAGCTCAATTTCATCCTCGTAATTATTTACTAGGTCTTGCAAAGAATATTCATACTCATGGCGTGGATATTTTCGAAAAAAGTAAGGCTGTAGATATTGAACATAATGACAATTATTATATAGTTACAACTGCCCAAGGAAAAAAGGTAAACGCTAAAAAAGTTATTATTGCATCCCACTACCCTTTTTACAATAAACATGGGGGCTATTTTACAAAAATTTATCCTGAAAGATCTTACATTATAGGAATTAAAGCAAAAGAAAAGTTCCCAGGTGGAATGTATATAAATGTAGAAACTCCAGCTCGTTCTCTTCGTCATCAAAGCACTCAAGAAGGTGAACTTATATTAGTTGTAGGTGAGCATCACAAAACTGGCCAAAGTGACGATACCAATAAACACTATCAGGCATTAATAGATTTTGCAAATAATATCTTTACTGTAGAAGATATTCCTTACAGATGGTCTACTCAAGATTGTATGACTTTAGATGGAATTCCCTATGTAGGGAATTATACTGCTAATACATCTAATATGTATATTGCCACTGGCTTTGGAAAATGGGGTATGACAAATAGTATGGCCTCTGCCATGATCCTTAGAGATTTAATAATTAAAGGTGAAAGTCCATGGCAAGATATCTATAACCCATCCCGAAAAACAATTATCGCCTCCGCTAAAAACTTTATTGCAGAAAACTTCAATGTTGCCGAACAACTTTTAGATGGAAAACTTTCTTCATTACCTGATAACATAGATGTTCAACCTGGAGAAGGAAAAATTGTAAAAATAGATGGTAAAAGAGTTGGGGCCTATAGAAATGAGGAAGGAATCCTTCATTTAGTAAATACAACATGCACCCATATGGGTTGCGAATTGAACTGGAATTCTGCAGAAAGATCCTGGGACTGTCCTTGCCATGGTTCAAGATTTTCCTATGAGGGAGAAGTAATAGAAGGTCCGGCAATAAAACCTCTAAGAGTCGGTAATGATGTAAATACTATCGAAAAATTATTCAAGGATGATTTTTAAGAGACGGGGCAAGGGTTAATAGCCCCTTCTCTACTTAGATTCTTGATCTTATTGGAGCACAATCTAGCATACTTATTTCAGGCACTCTAGATATTTTAATTAGATACTGTAGAAAATCTCAAAGTGGAAAATCAAAATAATCCATATTTTTATTAAACTTTGCCCTAAAATCTTCAAACTCCATCATTATACTAGGATTATCCAATAAAAATTTGTTTAATATATATATTTTTTGTAAAGTATTAATACTTACATTATGTTCTATCATTTCTGTATCCTTAAGTCTAGTCTCTTCTATTCCAATATTCTTTAAAAATTCATCTATAATATTATGTCTTTTTAAAAGAAATCCACCTACTTTTTTACCACCTTCTGTTAGTTGAATTATACCGTACTTCTGATAGTCTACCATATCTAAGCTACTTAGTTTCTGAACTGTCTTAGTTGCTGACGATGGACGAACATTCAACTTTTTTGCCAATTGATTCATCCGTACATAGCCTTCTTTTTTACATATTCGATAAATCATTTCTAAATAATCTTCCATACTGGAAGTTAGTAACTTTTTTTCCGCCTCTATCATTTTATAACCACGAACTGTATAAAACTCATTTCTATTTTTCAATATTCCACTCCCTTAAACTTTATTTTTTAATGTAACAGATATAATCATTAGTGCATATCTTAATTATTAGTTATAACTAATAATGTTTCCCATAGCTAACTTATGAAATAAAACCATAAAAAATTAATAAAATGGAGGTTTTCATATGAGTGAAAATTTACTTACATTAGATCAATTACCTATTGGTTCCTTTGGTAAAGTCAAAGAACTTATTGTCTATGGCCCTATTCGTAGAAGAATGCTGGACTTAGGACTTATTAACGGCACTATTGTAAAATCATTGAAAAAAAGTCCAGCAGGGGACCCTATAGCATATGAAATTAGGGGAACTGTCATTGCATTACGTTCAGAAGAAGCATCACAAATTTTCGTTGAACAAATTCAACAAAATGAAGAAGGAGGGTGTTAATAATGGGCTTAACACATCAATCTACAGGTGTAGGCTCCTTAAAAGAAATCTTTGAGGTAGAACTTGAATCCCCTAATGATATTGTAATTGCATTAGCTGGTAACCCCAATACAGGCAAAAGCACAGTATTTAACAGTCTCACAGGCCTTGATCAACATACGGGAAATTGGCCTGGTAAAACCGTTACTAATGCTCAAGGTAAATATAAATATGAAAACCAACAATATATTTTAGTAGACTTACCAGGCACTTATTCTTTATTGGCTAATTCTGTAGAAGAACAAGTAGCCAGGGATTTTATCTGTTTCGGTGGTCCCGATGCAACTGTAGTGGTTACAGACGCTACTTCTCTAGAGAGAAACCTTAATTTAGTCCTTCAAATAATGGAAATTACAAATAAGATAGTTGTATGTGTAAATCTTATGGATGAGGCTAAAAGAAAAAATATTAGTATTAATCTAAAGAAGTTAGAAAAACTTCTTGGTGTGCCTGTAATAGGAACTGCTGCCAGAAGTGGTGAAGGATTAGAAGAGTTAAAAAGTACTGTAGAGAAAGTTGCCAGTGGGGAATTAAAACCTAATCCTAAAAAGATAAGCTATGATAAAGTTCTTGAAGAAGCAATTGAACAAATACAACCTAATATTCATAATTTAGTAGGCAACAACATTGATAGTAAATGGGTATCTCTTCGTTTAATTGATGGAGATAATAAATTATTAGAATCAATGAACGATTATATCAACTTTGATTTATCCCAAGATGAATTATTAAATAAAAAATTAGAAGGTATTCACCTTAATTTAAAAAAAGAAAATATTGAATTAGAAGATTTAAGAGATCGTATAGTATCTAGTATTGTAAAAACGGGAGAAAGTATTAGTAGAAAAGTTGTTACTTTCCAGAATAAAAACCATAATGAGCTAGAACGTAGAATTGATAATGTCTTAACCTCTAGAATTTTTGGTATACCTATAATGATTGCTCTTCTAGGCCTTATCTTTTGGATTACAATTGAAGGTGCTAATGTTCCTTCTGACATGTTGGCCAGTGGTTTGTTTTGGATAGAAACAAAATTAACTAACTTCTTCAACTTTATCGGAGCTCCTAATTGGTTACATAATGCCTTAGTATTAGGAGTTTATCGTACATTAGCATGGGTTGTATCAGTAATGCTCCCACCAATGGCAATATTTTTCCCATTATTTACGCTACTAGAGGATTTAGGTTATTTGCCTAGAGTTGCCTTTAATCTAGATTATTATTTCAAAAAAGCATGTGCTCATGGAAAGCAGGCCTTGACTATGTGTATGGGATTTGGATGTAATGCTGCCGGAGTTATTTCATGTAGAATTATTGATTCTCCAAGAGAACGATTAATTGCTATTATTACAAATAATTTTGTACCTTGTAATGGACGCTTTCCAATTTTAATCGCCCTAGCTAGTATGTTTATTTCAGGTTCTACTAGTACCTTGGGTTCCTTCACAGCTACATTAACTGTACTGGCAGCTATTATACTAGGGGTTATTATTACCCTATTTATATCTAAATTACTATCAAAAACAATTTTAAAAGGATTACCTTCTTCCTTTACTTTAGAATTACCACCTTATAGAAAACCTCAAGTAGGCAGAATTATAGTTCGTTCTATTTTTGATCGTACATTATTTGTACTAAGTCGGGCAGTGGTAATAGCCGCTCCTGCTGGATTAGTTATTTGGGCTATGGCTAATATCATAATTGGAAATGCCAGTTTATTAACTCACTGTGCCCAATTCCTAAATCCATTTGCACAATTATTGGGAATGGACGGCTATATTTTAATGGCCTTTATATTAGGCCTCCCAGCTAATGAAATTGTTATCCCAATTTTAATTATGAGCTATATGTCTAAAGGGTCTATGTTAGAATTAGATAGCTTAACTGAATTAAGACAATTACTTATTAATAATGGTTGGACTTGGTTAACAGCTATTTGTACCATGTTATTTGCATTAAACCATTGGCCCTGTGGTACCACCCTTTTAACCATACGTAAAGAAACTCAAAGTTGGAAATGGACTTGGATATCCTTTTTAGTCCCAACAATTACGGGCATTATTGTATGTTTTGTAGTTGCACAGGGAGCTAGGTTATTTGGCCTAGTGTAGTTGTTTATAGAGCCTATATGCATAAAACCCATTGAATCTAGATTTAAGGGGTTTTATGTATTAACACTTTTTACCTATAGCTTTTTCATCTTTTTCCGTTAACACTGCTTAGGACTCCCCGCCGGAATGGAGGTTTTATCCAGAAATTTAGCTAGTATATTTACGCTAAAATTTATCTCCATTTATGGAACTGACACAGTGCCCGCTATGGGTATAGGGGGAAGACTTTTTAATTTTGCCTTCATACCTATATTTGGTTTCCTAATGGGTTCCAGTACAATAGTGGGCAGGCCCTAGATGCCGAGGACATAGATAGGGCAAAAGATACTGCAAAATTTGCATCGTTTTTAAATGCAAAGGTTTAAATATATAAAATAAACTATTATAGATTTTATCACCAAAACTAGAGTGAGTAAAAAAACAGAGAAGCGGCTTCTCTGTTTTTTTACCAATGCTTTCTCGCCAACATTTTTTAATATAATTTAAATCAAAATATTACATATTAAAAACTTTTTGGATTCTGTTTTTAATTTTATAAAACCTACTAATCGCCAACTAATCTACTCTATATATTAAATAAACTTTCTACGTTTTCCTCTGTAAAAACCTATAGAAAATATAAATAACATTAAACCATAAGATACTAAAACATGGATATTATTATTAGAAGCTTTCGTAAAAATTGATGCTATTAACCTACCCCATTTTGTAAATCCTAATGAATATCCTTCTGCTAATCCAGATAGTAATGGAGTTACTTTAATAAGTTTAAGACTATTAGATTCCTCTGTAAAGAAGAATAATATTACATAAAAAATAAGACCAATTCCCCATAAAATATTTCCCAATATAAAACTTTTCTTTTTTCCCTTACCTATAGTACCAAACTTTTTCCCTACCCAGTACCAATATATTATACAGACATATAGCCATATATTTAATACAGTATCTGCTATATTAATAACAGATGATTTTCCATATACATCACCTACAAGGGTTAAACGATTTATTACTGTAGAAATAATCCACGGAATAAGTACCAAAAAAAACATATTTAGTGAAAATTGATTTTTCCTCAAAGTAAACTGCCCCCTTTACTGTCAATTTATTATCTTAAATATATCTATTCTATATATCTACCCCAAATCCTTCTATCTTTATCTCAAAAAGATTTTCCCTATATAAGAATTTAAAAAATATTTATTGAGATAATAAATAATGGTATAGTTAATAATTTTACTGGAGGTATGTTGATGAAAATTACAAGTTATTTTGCTAATATTGAAACTGCTAATGAAACTATTAAAAAACTTAAATCTGCTGGCTTTACAAATTCATATTTAGATGCCAATGACCATTATATTGGTAATAAAGATATTCAAACTAATTTAGCTGGAACTGATGGTGCAGAAAGTCTTTCAGATTTAGTATTAAATTCTGGGTCAAATGACGTAGATAAAGGAACTTCTCCTTTATCTGCAGCCAATCCTATGGCTAGTGGCATGAGTAACTTTGAAGAAATTACAGATTTTAACTGTTCCGTAACCATTGAGGCTGATGAAAATAATATGAAAGAAGCAGAGAAAATAATAAAAAATATGGGTGGAGAATTAGAGAATCCTAATATAAGTAGAAATAAAAGAATATCTAAAGCAGATGTAAATTTAGAAGAAGCTGCTAGAAGTTTGGATACAGATATAAATAAACCCTAGTCTTCACTAGGGTTTATTTCTTCTATTATCTTTTTAAAATCTTCAACAGAACCTTCTACTCCTCTTGTTCCTACTTTTGGCTCTCTTAGAAAATTACCATCTTTATCTACAAATAATGCTGTAGGAGTTCCTGTTACATGCTTTATTATTTCATAAATATAATCTTCTTCTATCATTAAGTTAGTATATTTAAGTTCTAATTCCTCTGTAGCTTCCTTAACTTTTTCTATTCCAGGCTCATCGAGAGTTAGACCTATTACATTTACTCCTTTATCCTTATACATTTCATATATCTCATTCAATGCCTCCAATTCATAATAACATGGTCCGCAGGTCGTCTGCCATGCAGCTATTATAGTAAGTTCATAATCTTTAAATACTTCTTCTGTAACCTCATTTCCTTCCATATCTTTTAGCTTAAATGGTGACATCCTACCCTTTTCAGTCTTTTCAGAGTCATTATCCTTATCTAATTTTTCTTCATTCTTGTTTTCATTGGATGATACTTCAGAATCTTTTTGTGATGTCTTTGGTTCTTCTACTTTTCTCCCTTTTGCTACGAAGAAGCCACCTATAGCTACTATTGCCACCAATAGTAATACTCCTATTATTTTACCTTTATTATCTTTACCATTCATGATTATTTTCACTCCTTATTTAGTAACTCATTAACTTTATTACTTAAGAACTCAATATCTCCTTCTGTTCCATAACTACCAGTACTTATATCTAATATTTTCCCATTTTCATCAACAAACAATGTTGTAGGAGTTCCTACCACTCCCTTTACAAAATCTTTATTAAACTCTTTATTAGGAATAAGATTTAAAAATTGTAATCCCATATCCCCAGATATTTCTTTTACTTCTTCAATTTTCCTTTCTCCACTAGTAACTACACCAATTATATTTATATTTCCATTTTGAAAATCTTTATACAATTTATTTAAAGCTTCCAATTGGTTAAAACAAGCTCCGCATGAAGTTGACCATACAGTTACTATAGTTAAATCGTAGTCTTTAAATATTCTATCCGTTATTTCCTCTCCCGAAACATCCTCTACTGTAAAACTTGGTATTTCCTCCATTTTTCCAACTTTAGTTTTTATTATTCCTCTTTGTTGAAGTAATCTAAAGGATAGAAATATTATTAAAACAATAAGTACAATATCTATTATCTTACTAATGGTTTTCTTCAAATTCACTACCTCCATTATTAATATCTTCATTCAGTTTAAATTTACTTTTTATGGCTTTAGTAGGACAAGCCTCCATGCATTCCCCGCATCTTATACATTCTCCACTATTTGGATTATTCCTTATATCTACATCTAATTTACATGTTTTTTGGCATATACCACAATCAATACATTTATTTTCTAAAATTTCCATTCTATATAAAGCAACAGGATTAAATAGAGAATATATAGCTCCTAAAGGACAAATAAATCTACAAAATGGTCTATTAATTAATATAGATGCCCCAATAGTAATTACTAATAAAAATACTTTCCATGAAAATAAAAATCCTACTGCTCCACGTAATGATGAATTTACTAGAAACAAAGGTATTCCAGCCTCTAATGTTCCTGCTGGACAAATATATTTACAAAAGGCTGGTGCTCCTATTCCATATTTATTTACTAAAAGCATAGGCATTAAAATTACAAAAACAACAAGGATAATATATTTCAAATATTTAAGTCTATTTCTCCCGCTAATACGGTATTTCTTTGATGGTATTTTATAGAATAACTCTTGGATAAATCCAAAAGGACAAAGCCATCCACATATAAACCTTCCAAATAGGGTTCCAAATAAAGTTATAATCCCTAGAATATAGAAGGATATCTTATATTCTATAGCACCTATTACTGCTTGTAAAGAACCTATAGGACATGACCCTAAAGCCCCTGGACAAGAGTAGCAATTAAGACCAGGTACACAAAAGTTTTTCGTTACTCCCTTAAATATATTACCATCTATAAAACCTTTAAAATAACTATTAGTTCCTAAAGCTGTAATTGTCTGTACTAGTCTTCTATTATTCTTAGCCAATTCCAACACACTCCAAGCATATATTTATAGCTTTCATGAAAACCGTAGTTATCTCCCCCCTAAAACTTCCTATTAATATAAATAATCCACTAATTAATAGTAAAAGATTTCTTACTTTTTCTCCCTTTAACCACATTTTATATACCCCCTATACCTATATTGCTTTTTTATCATTATATATTAATATAGAATTAATATCCATTATATTTTTTATTTATATTAAATTATAAATGAAAAACCCTGCTATAATGCAAGGCTTTATTTAAATATATTATTTTTTATAAATTTTGCCACTTCTTCTCCTAATATTTTATGACTTTCTACATCTAAATGGATTCCATCTATTTCACTAGATCTAATCAACTTTGATGAATCTAATAAATAACATTGATTACTAAGAACTTTAGTAAATTCTTCAGAAAACCTTTCACTTTTTTCTACTACTTCTTCAGCCTTAGGAATAAGGTAAGGAATATTTTTCACTTCCGGTGGTATTAATACTGATGGTGGAATGATTACTAATATTTCTGGTGATTCCATATTAGGTCCAGTTTCACTTTTCTTAGTAATATTAACTAACATTTCCACGCTTTGAGCTATTTCATAAGCCTCAACAGAAAATCTGTGTTTTAAATCATTACTGCCTAAAAAAAGTACTACTAAATCTATAGGTTTATGGCTCTGTAAACAAGGCATTAAATATTTTTTACCATTTCTATGCTCTCCTTTTACGGGATCATCCCATACGGTAGTTCTACCATTTAAACCTTCTGGTATAATATCGTAATTCTTACCTAAGTTTTTTTGAAGTACAGTAGTCCATCTTACATCTTTTGGGTATCTACCCGTACCATCAGGATTATAACCCCAAGTATTAGAATCCCCATAACAAAGTATCGTTCTCAAATTATTCACTCTCCCTAGTCAATAATAAAATCATAATCAAAAAAATCAAATATCCTTTTTAATTTAGTAATATTTCTCACTCTTTGGTCTAACCATATGCTTTCTTTTTCAACTGGAATAATTACTGGCATCCTATTATGAACACTTTTCATCTCCCCTTCTGCATCTTTGGTTAAAATTGTAAAATCCTCTACATCTATAGGCAAGGGTTATTGACACAAAATATAATTCTGACTAATCTATGTATTTTTGTACATACTAATAAAGAAAATATAAACAAATAAGGAGCGATAGAATGAAAGATATGATAAAAAATCCTGAAACCATAAAAGAACTTATAAATCAGGCTAAAGAAATTGGAGAAAATAATTCTAGTAGTATAGATAATTTAAGTAGCATGGAAATAATCTTAACTTCTAATGATTATGCTACTGCTAAAGATCCTAATCTTTCTAAAACTTTCTACCGTTTACAAGAAAAAATTGAAGATGCAAATATATTAACATCTCAACTATTGTCTAATTTGGAAAATAGGGATAATGATCATGAAAGCATTCATTAACCTTTAATGAAGAAGATAGTAGCATTTTTACTAAATGTTACTATCTTTCTATGGTCATTAACAAAGTTACTACAATAATTATAAATGGAAGTATCATAAAAAACATACCTAAAGGTTTACCAGCATTAACAGTCCAACCCACTCCAAATCGTTTTTCAATAAATAAAGCTGGATCTTCTGGATTATAATATATAGTATTCCCTAGTTTCCAAAGTCCATCATCATCCCTATTTTTTTCTTCATATTTATCTTCATTATCAAATTTAAGTCTACTACCTCCTTGACCTATTTTTATAGAGATAACAATACTTCCTAATATAATTAATAAAGTAGCCCCAATAAACAAAATATTAATAAATTTCATACTTATATCTATTATATCAAAGGAATGGAAACTAATTAGAGAAAAAATAAAATTGATAATAATAAAGATTCTATCTTCCATAGGTTTACTCCTTCCTAGCCCTATTATATTCATCGAAATACTTTTCACAAATGGACAAAAACTCTTTCTTACTAATACTTTTACAATAGGCATCTCCAATAATATATTTTAACTTTTCTTTTAGTTTATAAATATATTCTTCTGTAGCCTTTGGCATACTATCACTAACTCTAGTTCCTTTTCTTCTATCAATTACTAAATAACCTTCATCCTTTAAAATTTTATAAGTTTTATTTACAGTATGTAGATTTACACCAATATCCTCTGCTAATTGTCGTACTGATGGCAATTCTTCCCCGTTTTTTAATTGTCCTTTTGCCATCCCTTCTATTATTTGTCTTTTTAATTGTTCATATATAGGTGTTTCAGATTCAAAGTCTATTTTAATAATCATTACTATCTTCCTTTCTATCTGTTATATATATCATATAACAATTAAGAAGTTTTTCAAACTTTTTTGCATAAATTTCAGAATTTAAAAGGATTATATAATTATTTGGAGAATACAATAATAGCAGGTGATAAAATATGAGAGTAGAAAATCTAAAATCAAACAGGAAAACTTTTCACACCAATGAAAAATTGCTTTCTTCTTACAAAGAAACTGGCGATTTAAGAATAAGGAATCAAATAATCGTAAATAATATGGGATTAGTCTATGTTGCTGCCCAAAAAAGAGTAAATATACATACCTCTTTCACCTTTGAAGATTTAGTTCAAGAAGGCACTATTGGAATGATTAAAGGAATAGAAAGATTTGATTTAAGTAAAAACACTCGTTTTTCTACCTATGTATATTATTGGATTAATCAGCAGATGGATAGAGCAATTATGAACACTGGATATCTTATTAGACTTCCCGCCTATATCTACGAAAAAATCAATACATTAAATAGTGTAGAAAAAATCTACGGAGATATTAGCCAAAATTTAGATCAATTAATTGACGATGCAGATATATCCAAAGATGAATATACATCAATAAATTATTACAGAAATAATTACTCCTATTTTTCCTCATTAAATATTGTAATCGATATAGACAATGAAAATAGCCATATTGAACTTCAAGATTTCATACCATCTAAAGACCCATTATTAGAAGATACTATTGTTGAACAAGACTTAAAAAACCAAATTGATAATACATTGAATATGTTAACAGATAGAGAAAAGGATATTATAGAATCACGTTTTGGAATAAAAACTGGAGAAGTTCAAACTCTAGAAGAAATTGGCCAAAGATATGATCTTACAAGAGAGCGTATTCGTCAAATAGAGACTAGAGCTTTAGAAAAAATCTTAGCCTTAGAAAGCAAAAATAACTTAAGAGAATTTTTAAGCTACCCATAATTAGGGTAGCTTATTTTCATACTCATAGGTTAATGCAAAATTAACTCTTTCCTCACAGGTAGGATGACTATGATACCATATCTTATATATATTACTAGGCCTAGGTAAAGATAAGCTTTC
It encodes:
- the feoB gene encoding ferrous iron transport protein B — protein: MGLTHQSTGVGSLKEIFEVELESPNDIVIALAGNPNTGKSTVFNSLTGLDQHTGNWPGKTVTNAQGKYKYENQQYILVDLPGTYSLLANSVEEQVARDFICFGGPDATVVVTDATSLERNLNLVLQIMEITNKIVVCVNLMDEAKRKNISINLKKLEKLLGVPVIGTAARSGEGLEELKSTVEKVASGELKPNPKKISYDKVLEEAIEQIQPNIHNLVGNNIDSKWVSLRLIDGDNKLLESMNDYINFDLSQDELLNKKLEGIHLNLKKENIELEDLRDRIVSSIVKTGESISRKVVTFQNKNHNELERRIDNVLTSRIFGIPIMIALLGLIFWITIEGANVPSDMLASGLFWIETKLTNFFNFIGAPNWLHNALVLGVYRTLAWVVSVMLPPMAIFFPLFTLLEDLGYLPRVAFNLDYYFKKACAHGKQALTMCMGFGCNAAGVISCRIIDSPRERLIAIITNNFVPCNGRFPILIALASMFISGSTSTLGSFTATLTVLAAIILGVIITLFISKLLSKTILKGLPSSFTLELPPYRKPQVGRIIVRSIFDRTLFVLSRAVVIAAPAGLVIWAMANIIIGNASLLTHCAQFLNPFAQLLGMDGYILMAFILGLPANEIVIPILIMSYMSKGSMLELDSLTELRQLLINNGWTWLTAICTMLFALNHWPCGTTLLTIRKETQSWKWTWISFLVPTITGIIVCFVVAQGARLFGLV
- a CDS encoding FAD-dependent oxidoreductase, which codes for MNIDEQKKFKDLPKSYWLASTDSTNYPTLNEDIDVDIVIVGGGLVGITSAYLLQKEGLKIAVLESNHICQGTTAHTTAKITSQHGLIYDKIQRQMGIELAKQYAEANESAIHEFKKIANDNNIDCDYVPQSSFVYTQQEKYIQDIEDEIKAASNLGIKASYVEEISFPMAIKGAVRFDNQAQFHPRNYLLGLAKNIHTHGVDIFEKSKAVDIEHNDNYYIVTTAQGKKVNAKKVIIASHYPFYNKHGGYFTKIYPERSYIIGIKAKEKFPGGMYINVETPARSLRHQSTQEGELILVVGEHHKTGQSDDTNKHYQALIDFANNIFTVEDIPYRWSTQDCMTLDGIPYVGNYTANTSNMYIATGFGKWGMTNSMASAMILRDLIIKGESPWQDIYNPSRKTIIASAKNFIAENFNVAEQLLDGKLSSLPDNIDVQPGEGKIVKIDGKRVGAYRNEEGILHLVNTTCTHMGCELNWNSAERSWDCPCHGSRFSYEGEVIEGPAIKPLRVGNDVNTIEKLFKDDF
- a CDS encoding iron dependent repressor, metal binding and dimerization domain protein, with the translated sequence MKNRNEFYTVRGYKMIEAEKKLLTSSMEDYLEMIYRICKKEGYVRMNQLAKKLNVRPSSATKTVQKLSSLDMVDYQKYGIIQLTEGGKKVGGFLLKRHNIIDEFLKNIGIEETRLKDTEMIEHNVSINTLQKIYILNKFLLDNPSIMMEFEDFRAKFNKNMDYFDFPL
- a CDS encoding M55 family metallopeptidase: MKVFISADIEGVAGITDWSEASKSSNEYSYFAEQMTKEVKAACNGANRAGADEIWIRDAHGSGRNIDASELPENTKLIRGWSGHPFGMVQELDKTFDAVIYIGYHAWGGSNYSPLAHTINDSRVDNIKINGEYASEFLLNSYAAAYVEVPVVFISGDKGICEHAKNINENIKTVAVSEGVGNSTISIHPDLAIELIEEGVEESLKGDLSKNKITLPEGFNLEMSYVAQGIAYESSFYPGAKLIGPKKVKFYSKDYFEILRARMFLV
- a CDS encoding TlpA disulfide reductase family protein, with translation MNGKDNKGKIIGVLLLVAIVAIGGFFVAKGRKVEEPKTSQKDSEVSSNENKNEEKLDKDNDSEKTEKGRMSPFKLKDMEGNEVTEEVFKDYELTIIAAWQTTCGPCYYELEALNEIYEMYKDKGVNVIGLTLDEPGIEKVKEATEELELKYTNLMIEEDYIYEIIKHVTGTPTALFVDKDGNFLREPKVGTRGVEGSVEDFKKIIEEINPSED
- a CDS encoding FeoA family protein — protein: MSENLLTLDQLPIGSFGKVKELIVYGPIRRRMLDLGLINGTIVKSLKKSPAGDPIAYEIRGTVIALRSEEASQIFVEQIQQNEEGGC